DNA sequence from the Acidothermus cellulolyticus 11B genome:
CTGTCATCACTCCGATCGACCTCGACCATCAAGCGCATCTGGGGTCCACAATTGCCGCGATCGCCGGTGAGAAAGCCGGAATCATCAAATCGGATCAGACCGTGGTGGTTGCCGCCCAACACGATGCCGCCGCCCAGGTGCTGCGTCGTCGCGCCGAGGAGGTTGGGGCGCGTCTGGTGACCGAAGGCGTGGATTTCGCTGTCACGGAACGAAAACCCGCAGTCGGCGGCCAGCTCGTCACCATCCGCGGCGTGCGCGGTGAATATCCCGAGCTGTTCCTCCCGTTGCACGGTGCACATCAGGCGGGCAATGCCGCTGTCTCGCTTGCGGCCGTCGAGACATTCCTCAGCCCGGAGCATGCGCTTGACATCGACCTGCTGCGGGACGCGTTCGCCGGCGTCCGGTCACCCGGGCGGTTGGAAATCGTCCGTACGAAGCCCACCGTCCTCGTCGACGCCAGCCACAATCCCGCCGGCGCCCGCGTGACGGCTGCGACGCTGGCCAGTGAATTCGCGTTCGAGCGACTCATCGGTGTGATCGGCACCCTGGCCGACAAGGACGTCCCGGGAATTCTCACCGCATTCGCACCAGTGCTCAGTGAGGTCATCGTCACCCGGAGCAGCTCGCATCGGGCGATCGACCCCGTCGATCTCGCAACGCAGGCCGAGGCCGTGTTCGGGCCGGAGAAGGTGACCCTCGTCCCGCGGCTGGATGAGGCATTGCAGGTCGCGCTGCGCCGGGCGGCCGAGGCTGACGCGGGCGGATTGGGCAGCGGCGTCGGTGTTCTCGTGACGGGTTCCGTGGTGACCGCCGGTGAGGCCCGGCGGCTGTTGCGACAGCGATGACAACCGCCATGACGTCCCCCGGCGCCGGCGAGGGTGCCGAGGTCGAGCGCGCCCGCCTCCGGGCGCGCCGGGACGCGCGCCGGCTGGCCGCGAGCGTGCTCGGGACGGAAGTGATCGTCTTCTGGCTGGGCATCATCGCCGCCGTCACGCTGTCCGGGGTGTCCCGCCCGGTCGCGATTGCGGTGGGCGCGGCCTTGGCCCTTGGCTGCGTCCTCGCAGCGATGCTGCTCCGCACCCGCGCCGGGTACGTGCTCGGCAGCGTGCTCCAACTGCTGGCGATCGCGTGCGGCGTCGTCGTCCCGGTGATGTTCATCCTCGGCGTGATCTTCGCGGGGTTGTGGGTAGCGGCGTGGCGGCTCGGCGTGAAGGCGATCCGATCAGCTGATCAAGCGGGGAGAAGCTCGGGCACGTCGTGACGATCGTGCGGTACGGTCAGAGGGAATGTCCACCGAAACCGCCTCCGCACTCGATGAGCGCTCGGTCGCGCCGCGGTCCCGGGCAGCCGACGACGCCGGCCAGGTCCCGTTGATCCATGCGCGGGGCCTGCTCAAGCGTTACGGCACGTTCGTCGCCGTCGACCACATCGACCTCGACGTGTACGCCGGCCAGGCTTTCGGCTTTCTCGGCCCGAACGGAGCGGGGAAATCCTCCACTATGCGCATGATCGGATGCGTCTCGGAGCCGTCCGGCGGCACGTTGCGCATCTTCGGCCTGGACCCACGGCGCGACGGTCCGGTGATCCGGGGTCGGATCGGGGTCGTGCCGCAACAAGACACCCTCGACCTCGAGCTCACCGTCCGCGAGAACCTCATCGTGTACGGGCGGTACTTCGGCCTTCCCCGGGCCTGGCTGCGCCGTCGCGCAGACGAATTGCTCGACTTCGTCCAGCTCGCCGACCGTGCCGACGACAAGGTGGAGCCCCTCTCCGGCGGCATGCGCCGACGCCTCACCATCGCGCGGGCACTGATCAACGAGCCGGAGCTGCTGCTGCTCGACGAGCCGACCACCGGTCTTGATCCGCAGGCCCGGCACGCGGTCTGGGATCGCCTCTTCCGCCTCAAACAGCACGGCGTCACCCTCGTCCTCACCACCCACTACATGGACGAAGCCGAGCAGCTCTGCGACGAGCTGGTCGTCATGGACAAGGGTTCGATCGTTGCGCGCGGCTCCCCGCGGGACCTCATCACCCGGTTCGCCACCAAGGACGTCGTTGAGCTGCGGTTTCCGGTCGGTCGCAACGAGGAGATGGCCGGCCGGGTCGCTGACCTTGGTGACCGGGTTGACGTCCTGCCCGACCGGCTCGTCATTTACACCGAGGACGGCGACGGCTGTCTTGCGGCGGTGCACGCCCGTGGTCTCGAACCGCTCTCCGCTTGGTTGCGCCGCGCCACGCTGGAAGACGTCTTCCTCCGGCTCACCGGCCATGCGCTGATCGATTGAGCACCGGCCACCGGACGCAACGAGCAATGGAGCAGCCCATGCACATAGCAATGCAGCAGCCCATGCACATAGCAATTCAGCGACCCATGCACGTAGCAATGCAGCAGCCCATGCAACAAGCAATGCAGCGACCCATTCCGCGACGATCCCTCAACCGGGAGCGCCAAGCCCCGGCAGCCTCTTGGCGCCACCCGCCGGCGGAGGGTGCATGAGCGGCATGGCGGCGGCGGCCGAACCGCTTGGTACCGCCCGTGGGAACCTGCCCGCGGCGATGCGGCGCACCTGGCGGGCGTACCGGTACTGGGTGACGAGTTACCGGCGGACCTGGCGCGGTTCGGTGGTGTCGAGCATCGTCAATCCGGTGCTGTACCTGGCGGCGCTGGGGGTTGGGCTCGGCACTCTGGTGCACGCCGGGCCCGCGACCCATGGGCTGAGCTACCTGCAGTTCATCGCCCCTGGATTGCTCGCCGCCACCGCGATGCAGGTGGCCTCCATCGAAGCGACCTATCCGGTGCTCGCGTCGGTCAAATGGGTGCCGATGTACGACGCCATGCTCGCGACACCGCTCACGGTCGGGGACGTCTTCGCCGGCCACCTGCTGTGGATGCTCACTCGGATCGGGCTGACCAGCAGCACGTACCTGGCGGTGATCGCCGCATTCGGCGGGGTGCGCAGTGGGCTCGCTGTTTGTGCAGTGCCGATCTGTCTTCTGCTCGGCCTGGCGTGCGCGGCCCCGATTGCCGCGTTCGCCGTCAGGCAAGAGACCGACACGTCTTTCTCCGCCTTGCAGCGTTTCGTGATCGTGCCGATGTTCCTCTTCTCCGGCACGTTCTTCAGCATTGATCAGCTTCCGTCGTGGATTCGTCCCGTTGCGTACGTGACCCCGCTCTGGCACGGTGTCACCCTTACCCGCGATGTCACGAGCGGTGTCGTGGAGCCCGGCGGCGTCGCCCTCATCGGCGTCCACCTCGTCTTTCTCACCGCGCTCGCGGGAATCGGCACCCGTATCGCCGCCCGCAATTACCGGCGACGGTTGGAGCGTTGAGTGATGTCCTTCGCGTTGCGCATCCTTCCGTACGGCGCCTTCGGCCGGTTCACCGGACGCCGCAGTGTTGCCCTTGTTGAGCGGAGTCTGATGGTCTACCGCCACACGTGGATCATCATTGTCTCCGGTTTCTTCGAACCGCTGTTCTACTTGTTGTCGATCGGCGTCGGCGTCGGCCGCTTGGTCCCGCACCTGTCGTACGCCGGCCACCCGATTGCATACACCGCATTCGTCGCACCCGCGATGCTCGCGTCCTCCGCGATGAATGGCGCGATTTACGACTCCACCTTCAACATCTTCCACAAATTGAAGTACGCGAGGGTTTACGAGGGCGTGCTTGCGACGCCGATGACCGCCCTCGACGTCGCCGCCGGCGAAATTCTCTGGGCCCTGGGCCGCGGGTTCATCTACGCCGTCGCGTTTCTCATCGTCTGCGCCGCGATGGGCGTGGTGCATGCGTGGACGGCGGCGCTTGCTCTGCCTTTTGCGGTTCTTGAAGGCTTGGCGTTCGCCGCGTGCGGCATGGCGGCCACGACGTTCATGCGCAGCTGGCAGGACTTCGAATGGGTCAATCTGGTGCTGCTGCCGATGTTCTTGTTCTCCGCCACCTTCTACCCGCTCACCGCTTACCCGACCGCCGTCGCCCATGTCGTCCGCTGGACACCGCTGTACCAGGCGGTGGACGTGCAACGGGCCCTGCTCCTCGGCGGTTGGCATGCCGGCCTGCTCGCCAACTGCGCCTACCTCGCGGTCATGAGCCTGGCCGGCGGTATCGTCGCCGTTCGGCGGCTCGCACGGGTCCTGCTACACTGATCATCCGCTCGTCGGACGAACTCGGGAGTGACGGTGGCGGACGTCGAACACACCTTGCTGCTCATCAAACCGGACGCCGTCCGGCGTGGTCTGGTCGGGGAAATTCTCAGCCGGGTCGAGCGGAAAGGGCTGCGGATTCGCGCCTTGGAGCTCCGCACGATCGATGACGACCTCGCCCGGCGCCACTACGCCGAGCATGCCGCCAAGCCGTTCTTCGCCGACCTGGTGGCCTTCATCACCTCCGGCCCGCTGGTCGCGGCGGTCATCGAGGGCCCACGGGCGGTGGAGACCCTCCGGACCCTGATGGGATCAACCGACCCGGTAGCGGCTCCGCCTGGAACGATCCGCGGTGACTTCGGCCTCCTGGTGACCGAGAATCTCGTGCACGGCTCGGACTCCGTCACGTCCGCCGCCCGAGAGATCGCGTTGTTCTTTCCGCACTTCGCGGCAGACGCCTGAGCTCGACACGGCGATCACCTGGCCCAGACGGCATCCCGCGGGTGGTGTGCCGCACGAAGCCGTCAGACGGCCGCGGCTTTTGCCCGAGGGCAGACGGAACCCGTAGCATGGCTGCGCCGTCCTTGTTTTCGGTGTCGATCGGGTCTTGAGGCCCGGTGGGTGCCGAACCGCTGTTCCCGGCGGCGGTGGACGGCGGCACGTGTCCGATGCTCAACGAAAGGCGAGCCTCCATGCCCACTTCGATTTTCGGCCGCGACATGGCGGTCGACCTCGGCACGGCGAACACCCTGGTCTATGTCCGCGGCCGAGGCATTGTGCTCAACGAACCGTCTGTGGTCGCCATCAACACCAACACCGGGGGGATCCTGGCCGTCGGCATTGAGGCGAAGCGCATGATTGGCCGGACGCCCGGCAACATCGTCGCGGTTCGGCCGCTCAAGGACGGCGTCATCGCGGACTTCGACACCACCGAGCGGATGCTCCGGTACTTCATTCAGAAGGTGCACCGCAACCGGCATCTTGCCCGCGGACCGCGGCTCGTCGTCTGCGTCCCCAGCGGGTGCACGGCTGTCGAGCAGCGTGCCGTCAAGGACGCCGGCTATGCGGCAGGCGCGCGGCGGGTGTACATCATCGAAGAGCCGATGGCGGCGGCGATCGGCGCCGGGCTTCCGGTGCATGAACCGACCGGGAACATGGTGGTCGACATTGGCGGCGGCACGACGGAAGTCGCAGTGATCAGTCTTGGCGGCATCGTGACCAGCCAGTCGATCCGGGTCGGTGGCGACGAGCTGGACAACGCGATCATCAACTACGTCAAGAAGGAATATTCGCTCATGCTCGGTGAGCGGACGGCGGAAGAAATCAAGATGGCGATCGGCTCGGCCTTCCCGGTGCCGGACGAACCGCACGCCGAGATTCGGGGCCGCGATTTGGTGAGCGGTCTGCCGAAGACGATCGTCGTCAGCGCCGCGGAGATTCGCAAAGCCATCGACGAGCCGGTGAACGCCATCATTGACGCGGTGAAGGTGACCCTCGACAAGTGCCCGCCGGAACTCGCCGGCGACATCATGGATCGAGGCATCGTCCTCACCGGCGGCGGCGCCCTGCTGAAGGGCCTCGACGAGCGGCTCCGCCACGAGACCGGCATGCCGATTCACATCACCGAACGGCCCCTCGACTCGGTCGCTCTGGGCGCCGGGAAGTGCGTCGAGGACTTCGACACGTTGCAGCCGGTGCTGATCTCCGAACCCCGCAGCCGCTAGCACGCATGCCTCGTATCGGTGAGCTTCGGTGAAGACGCGGGCATGGGTGACGCCGAGCCGCACGGGCCGTCGCGGTCCCGGGCACTTGCCGGCAGTCCTGCGCGTCACGTGAGACCGTGAGGGACACCCGGCGAACGCGGCTGATCCTCGCGCTCCTGCTCCTCACCGCGTTCACCCTGATCACCCTGGACTACCAGTCGAACGGGCGCGGCGTCTTCGGTGATCTGCGCCGGATCGGTCTTGCGGTGTTCGGTCCGGTCGAGCGGCTCGCCGCGGACGTCGTCCGGCCGGTCCGGCACGCGATCGACACCGTGGCTTCCTTTGGGTCAGAGCACAAGAAGGTGCAGCAGCTGCAGCAGCAGGTCGAGACGCTGCGCCGGCAGCTGCGGGCGCAGCCGTTCGAGCAGCACCGAGCGGCGGAGCTCGACAAGCTCATCCAGGTCTCCTCGATCGGTCAGTACACGATCGTTCCCGCCCAGGTGATCGCGGTTGGGCGGGGAGCCGGTTTCGAGTGGACTGCGACGATTGACGTCGGGAGCCGCGACGGCGTCCGACCGGAGATGACGGTCATCAACGGCGACGGTCTGGTGGGCCGGGTCACCGCTGTCTCTGCGGACACCGCCACCGTGGTGCTGGCCATCGATCCGCAGTTCAACGTCGGTGTCCGGCTGCCGAATGGCGCGATCGGTGTGGTCAGCGGCCATGGCCGCGCCGCAATGAGCCTGCAGCTGATCGACCCGAGCGTCCGGATCACACCCGGCACCGGGCTGGTGACCGCCGGTTCGGTTGATCAAACGCCGTTCGTCTGGGGTGTTCCGGTGGGCACGGTCACCGCGGTGAGCACCCCCCTGGCCGGGGAAGTGCAGACCGGCACGGTTCGCCCGTTCGTTGATTTCGCGACGCTGGACCTCGTCGGGGTCGTCGTCAAGCCGCCGCGGACGGATCCGCGCGGCGCCCTCCTGGCGTCGCCGGTACCCACCGTCACGGTCACCGTCACCGCCACTCCGGCTCCTGTCCCGCAGCCGAGCCGGCCGGCGGCCCAACCGTCACCGCTCCCGTCACCGACTCCGGCGCCCAGCCATGGGTAGAGCGACTCGGACCGGGCTCTTCCTCGGCCTCGTACTGCTCGCGATCCTCCTCGATGCGACGGTGCTTGGTCCCCTCGACTTGCCGGGCGCACCGCCGAGCCTGCTCCTGCTCGTCGTGGCCGCGTGGGCGTTGGTGACCGGGCCGTCGTCCGGCGCGGTGGCGGGCTTTGTCGCCGGGTTCGTCGCTGACGTCGTCCCGCCGGCTGATCACCTCATCGGCCGGTACGCGCTGGCGGCGTGCCTGGTCGGCTATCTCGCCGGGTTGTTTCGGCTGGAGGCCAAGGAATCGGTCGCCGCAGCCCTCGGTGCGGTCGCCCTGGCGGTCGCTCTCGGCACCCTGGTCTTCGCCGGAAGCGGAGTGATCTTTGGGGAGGCGGCCGGTACCGGTGGGGCGCTGCCGGTCGCCGTCGCGTCATCGGTCGGTTACGACCTGCTGCTCACCCCGTTCGTCGTCCCACCCATCACGAGCCTTGTCCGCCGATTGCAGCCTGCGGTATCGCGCGACTGAGCGGCGGCCTAGCGTCGAACAGGGAGGAGGACCCGTGGAGAACCGGTCGCGCATTCGGCTCGTCGTCCTGGCCGCTCTCGTGCTCTCCCTTCCTGTGACATTGATCAGCCGCCTCTGGTACATGCAGGTGATGGCCGGCGACCGGTACGCCGCCGCCGCCAACCGGACGTCGACCAACACCGTGCACACCGTCGCGCCGCGTGGTCTTGTGGTGGACGACGTCGGGCGGGTGCTCGCGGGAAACGAAAGCGCCCTCGTCGTCAGCGCACTGGCGACGGCGCTGCCGAAAGATACCGCCACGCGACGGGCGGAATTGCAACGGCTGGCCGCGATCCTCGGAGTGTCGGAGCAGGATCTCGAGGCCCGGGTCACCTTGTGCGACTACCACAAGTACGGGGCGAAGGCGCCGCAGATGAATCCGGGCTGCTGGACGGGTTCGCCGCTGCAACCGATTCCGCTGCTCCGGTTGGACACGGCGGACGCCGCCGCGCGCGCCACGCAGATCGCGCTCCAGGTCCTGGAGCGTCAGGAGCTTTTTCCCGGCATCACCGCGGAAATTCAGCAAATCCGCAGCTATCCCAGTCCAGCCGGCGCGTCCGCTGCGCAGATCCTCGGCCACGTCGGGAAAATCACCGCGGATGACGTCGCCCGCGCGAAAACCCAGCAGGCCGCCGACGAGCTGAAAACGGCGGCAGCGGCGGGTGAAATGATTGGCCAGGCGGGACTGGAGGCGGAGTACGACCAGTACCTGCGCGGCACGATGGGCACGAGGGTGGTGTCGGTGGACCCGGCAGGCAATCCGCTCGGCACCGTACGGGAAATTCCGCCGACTCCCGGAGCGACGCTCGTCACGAGCATCGACGCGCGGGTGCAGCAGATTGCCGAGCAGGCGCTGGCGGACGCCGTCGAGCATGCGCGGACCGTTCCGCAGTTGGCCAATCACCGCATGGTGACCCAGCATGCCGACGCCGCCGCGGCCGTCGTCATCGACGCCCGCACCGGGCATGTGCTTGCCTTGGCGAATTACCCGACCTACAACCCCGGGGTCTGGGACGGCGGAAGCATCAGCCAGACGGCGTATGACGCGCTGGTGCATGCGCCCGGCAATCCGCTGTTCTCGCAGGCGGTCCAGGGTGAGTACGCCCCCGGATCCACGTTCAAGCCCATTACCACCGCCGGTGCGGTGTCGACGCCGTACTACAGCATCACCGGTCGATACGACTGCCCCACGGTTTTCACCGCCGGAAACCGAACGTTCACCAACTTTGAGGGAGAGACAGGACTCGGCGCCATCAGTTTCGCGGAAGCCCTCACGGTGTCGTGTGACACATTCTTCTACAAGATTGGTGACACGCTCTGGAAAGCGGACGGCGGCCTGACGCCGACCCATCCGCGGGATGCCATCATCAACGAAGCGCTCGGGTGGGGACTCGGCCAACCGACGCACATCGATCTGCCGATCGACGGATCCGGCAACGTTGAGACCCGGCAGGAAAAAATCGATGCGTGGAAGAAGAACAAGGCGCTGTGGTGCGCGGAAGCGCAGACCGAGCCGAATCCGTTGTATCGCGAATACGACCGGGAGAATTGCCAGGACGGCTACCAGTACCGCGAAGGTGACGCATTGAACTTCGCGATCGGCCAAGGTACGGTGACCGTCACCCCGTTGCAGCTCGCCATGGACTACGCGGCGATTGGGAACGGCGGAACGCTTTTCACCCCGCGGATCGGCCGCGCTCTCGTCGCCCCGAACGGCACGGTCATCCAAGAAATCAACGCACCGTCCCGGAAACTGCCGGTGCCCGCCGACGTCCTCAGCTACCTCCGCCAGGCGCTGACCCAGGTGACCACGAATCCACTGGGCACGGCGTACAACGCGTTCGCTGGATTTCCGTTCGACAAATACACCATCGGCGGCAAGACGGGAACCGCGGAGGTGCAGGCGCTCAACCCCGACGGGACGCCGAAGGACTCCACCGCGTGGTTCGCGTCGTTCGGCGGACCGGTGGGTCAACCCGCGCAGTACGCCGTCGTCGTGATGGTGTCGCAAGGCGGCCAAGGCGGAGTGACGGCCGCGCCCGCGGTTCGGGAAATTTACGACGGCCTGTACGGCCTGGATGGCAGCGGGCCGTATCGGCTGCCGCACGACGCGTTCGCGCAAGCCGGCCCGGCGCTGCCCGGCGGAGTGCCGCCCGCCACCCTGCCGAATGTCGCGACCTCCGGGGTGCCGACGCCCACCGCTGCCGCAGCCAACGCGAGCGGCGTCATTTCGCGCTCCGGGACAGGCACCGCCGCCGCAGTAGCGCCAGCCGTGGCGGTACTTCCTCCGGAACGTCGAGGGGGTCGGCGATGACGAGTTGGACGACGCCGGCGACTGCGGGTGTCCGCAATGGCCGGAGCGGGGCGGTGGGACGGCGCGCGGCGCCTGGTCGCTGGCAGCGGATCTGGCACGGCGATTGGGCGTTATGGGCGGCCGTCCTCAGCCTCGCCGGGCTCGGCGTCGTGTTGATCGCGGCTGCCACCAAGCCGCTGAATCCCACCCATCCGTTCACCCTGGCCAAGCAGCAGTTGCTTTTTCTCGTCGTCGGGGCGGCCTTCGCCGTTCTCGCCTCGCTCGTCGAGTACCGCACGATCCGCGCGGCCGCTCCGGTGCTGTACGTCCTCGCGCTCGGCGGCCTGGTGGCGACGTTCGTCGTCGGCGTCAGTGTCAACGGCTCGCGGGCGTGGCTTCGGCTGCCGGGTGGACTGTCGCTTGAACCGTCGGAATTCGCAAAACTCGCCCTGATCGTGCTCGCCGCGCTCGTCGTCAACGCCCGTGTCTCGGGACGATCTGACATCGGCGATTTCGACGTCGTGGCGATCCTGGCATTCTTCGCCGTGCCCACGGGATTGGTTCTGCTCCAGCGGGATCTCGGCACCGGGCTGGTCATTCTCGTCATCCTGTTCGGCGTCCTGGCCGTTGGCGGTGCTCCGACGCGCTGGCTCGTGGGTCTCACGGTGCTCGTTGCGCTGGCAGCCGTGGTCGCCGTGAAATTCCACCTCCTCCATGGCTACCAGGAGGCCAGGTTGACGGCTTTTCTCCACCCGGAATCGGGGACGCAGACCTACGGGTACAACGCGTACCAAGCGCGGATCGCCATCGGTTCCGGCGGCCTGCACGGCACGGGGCTCTTCCACGGATCACAGATCAACAATGGGTATGTCTTCGCCGCGCATACCGATTTCATCTTCGCCACCGCCGGGGAGGAACTCGGTTTCCTCGGCGGCGGACTCATCATCCTCCTTCTCACGGTCATCCTGTGGCGTGGGTTGCGGATCGCGGCGCACGCGCCGGACGCATTCGGCCGCGTTACCGCAGCCGGTGTCGTCTGCTGGTTCGCCTTCGAGTCGTTCGAGAACATCGGGATGAACCTCGGCATCATGCCCATCACCGGTATTCCGCTGCAATTCGTTTCGTACGGCGGGTCGTCGCTCTTCGCGAGCATGCTGGCCATCGGGCTGCTGCAGAACATTGCGATCCAGGCCAAGGTGGTGGCCCGGATCGCGCCGGAGTGACCGTGCGCGGACGACCCGCGGTTGGGCCGTCGTCCTGGTTCTCGCCGACGCCGAAGGACTAGCCGCGGCGGACGGCCCGCGGTTGGCGTCCTCGTCCTGATCGCGGTGCCAGCCGCCGGCGCTCGTCACGAGGCGGTGCACCCGTTACCCTAAAAACTCTGGGGATGGAGGGATCGACGCCGATGCCGGTGACCGAGCAGGTTCCGCCGTCTGTTTTTCCCCGCCTGGAGCCGCTGCTTCTCTCCGTCACGAAGCCCGTGCAGTACATCGGCGGGGAACTGAACAGCCTTGCCAAGGACTGGGCCGCGTGCGACGTGCGATGGTGCCTCGTTTATCCCGATGCGTACGAGGTCGGCTTGCCCAATCAGGGCATCCAGATTCTCTACGAGATCCTTGGGGAGATGGACGGCGTCCTCGTGGAGCGGAGCTACGCCGTCTGGCCGGACCTCGAACGCCTGATGCGCCGTCACGGCATCCCCCAATTCAGCTGGGAGACCCATCGCCCGCTCGCCGCCTTCGACCTCATCGGCGTCACGTTTCCGACCGAGCTCGGCTACACCAACCTGCTCAACATCCTCGATCTCGCCGGCATCCCGATCCGGTCGACCGACCGGACCGACGATCATCCAATCGTGATCGCCGGGGGTCACGCCGCGTTCAATCCCGAGCCAATCGCCGATTTCATCGACGCGGCGGTGCTTGGCGATGGGGAAGAGGTGGTCGCCCAGA
Encoded proteins:
- a CDS encoding penicillin-binding transpeptidase domain-containing protein, with the translated sequence MENRSRIRLVVLAALVLSLPVTLISRLWYMQVMAGDRYAAAANRTSTNTVHTVAPRGLVVDDVGRVLAGNESALVVSALATALPKDTATRRAELQRLAAILGVSEQDLEARVTLCDYHKYGAKAPQMNPGCWTGSPLQPIPLLRLDTADAAARATQIALQVLERQELFPGITAEIQQIRSYPSPAGASAAQILGHVGKITADDVARAKTQQAADELKTAAAAGEMIGQAGLEAEYDQYLRGTMGTRVVSVDPAGNPLGTVREIPPTPGATLVTSIDARVQQIAEQALADAVEHARTVPQLANHRMVTQHADAAAAVVIDARTGHVLALANYPTYNPGVWDGGSISQTAYDALVHAPGNPLFSQAVQGEYAPGSTFKPITTAGAVSTPYYSITGRYDCPTVFTAGNRTFTNFEGETGLGAISFAEALTVSCDTFFYKIGDTLWKADGGLTPTHPRDAIINEALGWGLGQPTHIDLPIDGSGNVETRQEKIDAWKKNKALWCAEAQTEPNPLYREYDRENCQDGYQYREGDALNFAIGQGTVTVTPLQLAMDYAAIGNGGTLFTPRIGRALVAPNGTVIQEINAPSRKLPVPADVLSYLRQALTQVTTNPLGTAYNAFAGFPFDKYTIGGKTGTAEVQALNPDGTPKDSTAWFASFGGPVGQPAQYAVVVMVSQGGQGGVTAAPAVREIYDGLYGLDGSGPYRLPHDAFAQAGPALPGGVPPATLPNVATSGVPTPTAAAANASGVISRSGTGTAAAVAPAVAVLPPERRGGRR
- a CDS encoding bifunctional folylpolyglutamate synthase/dihydrofolate synthase, with product MAGAADLARVEKELLARWPESRIEWKLERMTALMELLGDPQLAYPSIHIAGTNGKTSTARIIDALLRALNLRTGCYTSPHLESITERILLDGEPISDEVFVATYDELTPYFELVDARFPTRLSFFEAVTGMAFAAFAAAPVDVAVVEVGMGGRLDATNIIHAPVAVITPIDLDHQAHLGSTIAAIAGEKAGIIKSDQTVVVAAQHDAAAQVLRRRAEEVGARLVTEGVDFAVTERKPAVGGQLVTIRGVRGEYPELFLPLHGAHQAGNAAVSLAAVETFLSPEHALDIDLLRDAFAGVRSPGRLEIVRTKPTVLVDASHNPAGARVTAATLASEFAFERLIGVIGTLADKDVPGILTAFAPVLSEVIVTRSSSHRAIDPVDLATQAEAVFGPEKVTLVPRLDEALQVALRRAAEADAGGLGSGVGVLVTGSVVTAGEARRLLRQR
- a CDS encoding ABC transporter ATP-binding protein, with protein sequence MSTETASALDERSVAPRSRAADDAGQVPLIHARGLLKRYGTFVAVDHIDLDVYAGQAFGFLGPNGAGKSSTMRMIGCVSEPSGGTLRIFGLDPRRDGPVIRGRIGVVPQQDTLDLELTVRENLIVYGRYFGLPRAWLRRRADELLDFVQLADRADDKVEPLSGGMRRRLTIARALINEPELLLLDEPTTGLDPQARHAVWDRLFRLKQHGVTLVLTTHYMDEAEQLCDELVVMDKGSIVARGSPRDLITRFATKDVVELRFPVGRNEEMAGRVADLGDRVDVLPDRLVIYTEDGDGCLAAVHARGLEPLSAWLRRATLEDVFLRLTGHALID
- the ndk gene encoding nucleoside-diphosphate kinase, translated to MADVEHTLLLIKPDAVRRGLVGEILSRVERKGLRIRALELRTIDDDLARRHYAEHAAKPFFADLVAFITSGPLVAAVIEGPRAVETLRTLMGSTDPVAAPPGTIRGDFGLLVTENLVHGSDSVTSAAREIALFFPHFAADA
- a CDS encoding rod shape-determining protein, giving the protein MPTSIFGRDMAVDLGTANTLVYVRGRGIVLNEPSVVAINTNTGGILAVGIEAKRMIGRTPGNIVAVRPLKDGVIADFDTTERMLRYFIQKVHRNRHLARGPRLVVCVPSGCTAVEQRAVKDAGYAAGARRVYIIEEPMAAAIGAGLPVHEPTGNMVVDIGGGTTEVAVISLGGIVTSQSIRVGGDELDNAIINYVKKEYSLMLGERTAEEIKMAIGSAFPVPDEPHAEIRGRDLVSGLPKTIVVSAAEIRKAIDEPVNAIIDAVKVTLDKCPPELAGDIMDRGIVLTGGGALLKGLDERLRHETGMPIHITERPLDSVALGAGKCVEDFDTLQPVLISEPRSR
- the mreD gene encoding rod shape-determining protein MreD, with the translated sequence MGRATRTGLFLGLVLLAILLDATVLGPLDLPGAPPSLLLLVVAAWALVTGPSSGAVAGFVAGFVADVVPPADHLIGRYALAACLVGYLAGLFRLEAKESVAAALGAVALAVALGTLVFAGSGVIFGEAAGTGGALPVAVASSVGYDLLLTPFVVPPITSLVRRLQPAVSRD
- a CDS encoding ABC transporter permease gives rise to the protein MSFALRILPYGAFGRFTGRRSVALVERSLMVYRHTWIIIVSGFFEPLFYLLSIGVGVGRLVPHLSYAGHPIAYTAFVAPAMLASSAMNGAIYDSTFNIFHKLKYARVYEGVLATPMTALDVAAGEILWALGRGFIYAVAFLIVCAAMGVVHAWTAALALPFAVLEGLAFAACGMAATTFMRSWQDFEWVNLVLLPMFLFSATFYPLTAYPTAVAHVVRWTPLYQAVDVQRALLLGGWHAGLLANCAYLAVMSLAGGIVAVRRLARVLLH
- a CDS encoding DUF4233 domain-containing protein codes for the protein MTSPGAGEGAEVERARLRARRDARRLAASVLGTEVIVFWLGIIAAVTLSGVSRPVAIAVGAALALGCVLAAMLLRTRAGYVLGSVLQLLAIACGVVVPVMFILGVIFAGLWVAAWRLGVKAIRSADQAGRSSGTS
- the mreC gene encoding rod shape-determining protein MreC, translated to MRDTRRTRLILALLLLTAFTLITLDYQSNGRGVFGDLRRIGLAVFGPVERLAADVVRPVRHAIDTVASFGSEHKKVQQLQQQVETLRRQLRAQPFEQHRAAELDKLIQVSSIGQYTIVPAQVIAVGRGAGFEWTATIDVGSRDGVRPEMTVINGDGLVGRVTAVSADTATVVLAIDPQFNVGVRLPNGAIGVVSGHGRAAMSLQLIDPSVRITPGTGLVTAGSVDQTPFVWGVPVGTVTAVSTPLAGEVQTGTVRPFVDFATLDLVGVVVKPPRTDPRGALLASPVPTVTVTVTATPAPVPQPSRPAAQPSPLPSPTPAPSHG
- a CDS encoding ABC transporter permease is translated as MSGMAAAAEPLGTARGNLPAAMRRTWRAYRYWVTSYRRTWRGSVVSSIVNPVLYLAALGVGLGTLVHAGPATHGLSYLQFIAPGLLAATAMQVASIEATYPVLASVKWVPMYDAMLATPLTVGDVFAGHLLWMLTRIGLTSSTYLAVIAAFGGVRSGLAVCAVPICLLLGLACAAPIAAFAVRQETDTSFSALQRFVIVPMFLFSGTFFSIDQLPSWIRPVAYVTPLWHGVTLTRDVTSGVVEPGGVALIGVHLVFLTALAGIGTRIAARNYRRRLER